One window of Roseisolibacter agri genomic DNA carries:
- a CDS encoding rod-binding protein, with amino-acid sequence MIGSIPGDPSRARGMMPLGNTAPAQSAPTSGTPGEDPKLRKVAQQMEGVFVQELYKAMRATVPQNDGVVGGGAGEEMFTGLMDQHLATETPHAWGRGLGEAIYAHLRGRLAREGAAAPDAPNEAVPDAPHDAAPVGLQGLQATPTPLPLRPTLQPMLLTPSRDAGR; translated from the coding sequence GTGATCGGCTCCATTCCCGGCGACCCGTCGCGCGCGCGCGGCATGATGCCTCTGGGCAACACCGCGCCCGCCCAGTCCGCGCCCACGTCCGGCACGCCCGGCGAGGACCCCAAGCTGCGCAAGGTCGCGCAGCAGATGGAGGGCGTCTTCGTGCAGGAGCTCTACAAGGCGATGCGCGCCACCGTCCCGCAGAACGACGGCGTGGTGGGCGGCGGCGCGGGCGAGGAGATGTTCACGGGACTCATGGATCAGCACCTCGCGACCGAGACTCCCCACGCGTGGGGACGTGGGCTCGGCGAGGCGATCTACGCGCACCTGCGCGGCCGGCTCGCCCGGGAGGGCGCCGCCGCGCCGGACGCACCGAACGAAGCAGTGCCTGATGCACCGCACGACGCAGCGCCCGTCGGCCTGCAGGGCCTCCAGGCCACGCCGACGCCGCTGCCGCTCCGGCCGACGCTCCAACCGATGCTCCTCACTCCGTCCCGCGACGCAGGTCGATAG
- the flgN gene encoding flagellar export chaperone FlgN yields the protein MAPFPTPHVTLPAAPRPAAAAYGPGMPLLRVAESAHAGVAAARAPRPASPGGPHAPATLDALLDSLKSERKLLEDLAATMRRQRAAVGGDDLQTVDDTVFATHRILATLGQARLRRRQLSRLLAGVDEFPMRELEEVVGPQMTDALRDARDELQTSALALSREVDMNRRILRDALTHGETHARALAGVSEESPAGANVRYATDGLARPAVTGGGRLVNRTA from the coding sequence ATGGCGCCCTTTCCAACGCCTCACGTCACGCTGCCCGCCGCCCCCCGCCCCGCCGCCGCGGCGTACGGGCCGGGGATGCCCCTGCTGCGCGTCGCCGAATCGGCGCACGCGGGCGTCGCGGCCGCGCGCGCGCCACGCCCCGCGAGCCCCGGCGGCCCGCACGCCCCGGCGACGCTGGACGCGCTGCTCGACTCGCTGAAGTCCGAGCGCAAGCTGCTCGAGGACCTCGCCGCGACGATGCGCCGCCAGCGCGCGGCCGTCGGCGGCGACGACCTGCAGACGGTCGACGACACCGTGTTCGCGACGCACCGCATCCTGGCCACGCTCGGCCAGGCGCGCCTGCGCCGCCGCCAGCTCAGCCGCCTGCTCGCCGGCGTCGACGAGTTCCCGATGCGCGAGCTGGAGGAGGTCGTCGGGCCGCAGATGACCGACGCGCTGCGCGACGCGCGCGACGAGCTGCAGACGAGCGCGCTCGCCCTGTCGCGCGAGGTGGACATGAACCGCCGCATCCTGCGCGACGCGCTGACGCACGGCGAGACCCATGCGCGCGCCCTGGCGGGCGTGAGCGAGGAGAGCCCCGCGGGCGCGAACGTGCGCTACGCCACCGACGGCCTCGCGCGCCCCGCGGTGACGGGCGGCGGACGGCTCGTCAACCGCACCGCCTGA
- a CDS encoding YMGG-like glycine zipper-containing protein, whose amino-acid sequence MRSAPRRPAAVALLLALAAVGACGRDDAPAPDADSALARDLTLATAPVPPRRDSLALGDTAVVAETPPAPVVAAPEPAPARRAPARVASAPTPRAVETRPAPTPAPVAPPVAAAPRAEKPAEEPAPTPVRPASDAGSGPSLGRGTLLAGTTGSRICSTSNRPGDRLVATLAADVTGADGVVLPAGTGVVLEVASVSREGKVELLARGVSLNGAFHPIVADVAVGEAPLEKRTVAGTNDTKGKAVKGAIAGAIIGQILGRDTKGTIIGAATGAAAGAAAGQLGKKEELCLAAGAPVRVTIR is encoded by the coding sequence ATGCGCTCCGCTCCCCGCCGCCCTGCCGCCGTCGCGCTGCTGCTCGCCCTCGCCGCAGTCGGCGCCTGCGGCCGCGACGACGCCCCAGCCCCCGACGCGGACTCGGCCCTCGCGCGCGACCTCACGCTCGCCACCGCCCCGGTGCCCCCGCGGCGCGACTCGCTCGCGCTGGGCGACACGGCCGTCGTCGCGGAGACGCCGCCCGCGCCGGTCGTCGCTGCACCGGAGCCCGCGCCCGCACGTCGCGCCCCCGCGCGGGTGGCCAGCGCGCCCACGCCGCGCGCCGTCGAGACGCGCCCTGCGCCCACGCCCGCGCCCGTCGCGCCACCCGTCGCCGCCGCCCCGCGCGCCGAAAAGCCGGCCGAGGAGCCGGCGCCGACCCCCGTGCGCCCGGCGAGCGACGCGGGCAGCGGGCCGTCGCTCGGGCGCGGGACGCTGCTCGCCGGCACGACTGGCTCGCGGATCTGCTCCACGTCGAACCGCCCGGGCGATCGGCTGGTCGCGACGCTCGCCGCCGACGTCACCGGCGCCGACGGCGTCGTGCTCCCCGCCGGCACGGGCGTCGTGCTGGAGGTCGCGAGCGTCTCGCGCGAGGGGAAGGTTGAGCTGCTCGCCCGCGGCGTGTCGCTGAACGGCGCCTTCCATCCGATCGTCGCCGACGTCGCCGTGGGCGAGGCGCCGCTCGAGAAGCGCACGGTCGCCGGCACGAACGACACGAAGGGGAAGGCCGTGAAGGGCGCGATCGCCGGCGCGATCATCGGCCAGATCCTCGGCCGCGACACGAAGGGGACGATCATCGGCGCGGCCACCGGCGCCGCCGCCGGCGCAGCGGCCGGGCAGCTCGGGAAGAAGGAGGAGCTGTGCCTGGCGGCGGGGGCGCCCGTGCGGGTCACGATCCGATAA
- the flgK gene encoding flagellar hook-associated protein FlgK has translation MSLSSILSVARTALNYQQAVIQTAGHNIANAETDGYSRQRVDSMAATPQFFPYGNVGTGVAIDDIRRTRDELLDVAYRQESAGYGAATLREELLGQVEAVLGEPSDDGLAAAMDAFWSSWSELANAPTSNAARSVVQQRARNVVTQLNAFDQRLTDLRTQTNIRMSNTLTQLNGLADQIAQLNGRIVEAEVGGKMANDLRDQRDVAIDQLSKLGEVRVLPQANGSTTVLLGNNTLVDGVHAERLQIAVGTGATLKLATQRAPADPLLPVGGELQTMLDFQNSELAETQERLDAMANTLARTVNAVHNMGNDGTVGAPYLNFFVDKASDTYVAGDAFASPPVAGVVTARNIALSSQISQDASRIASTSSLTTRPADNDVALALAGLRTASRAVLGGVTLATIDFTTVDRSTNPAGRRTSAPTSIADFYRATTSGLATQVKDAESAATVRRTLAEQADLRRTSVRGVNIDEELTTLMRAQQAYAAAAKVITAADEMMQTVLGMI, from the coding sequence GTGTCCCTCTCCAGCATCCTCAGCGTCGCGCGCACCGCGCTGAACTACCAGCAGGCCGTCATCCAGACGGCCGGCCACAACATCGCGAACGCGGAGACCGACGGGTACTCGCGCCAGCGCGTCGACTCGATGGCGGCGACGCCGCAGTTCTTCCCGTACGGGAACGTCGGCACGGGCGTGGCGATCGACGACATCCGCCGCACGCGCGACGAGCTGCTCGACGTCGCGTACCGGCAGGAGTCGGCGGGCTACGGCGCCGCGACGCTGCGCGAGGAGCTGCTGGGGCAGGTCGAGGCCGTCCTCGGCGAGCCGTCGGACGACGGGCTGGCCGCGGCGATGGACGCGTTCTGGTCGTCGTGGTCGGAGCTCGCCAACGCGCCCACGAGCAACGCCGCGCGCAGCGTGGTGCAGCAGCGCGCGCGCAACGTCGTCACGCAGCTGAACGCGTTCGACCAGCGGCTGACCGACCTGCGCACGCAGACGAACATCCGCATGAGCAACACGCTCACGCAGCTCAACGGGCTGGCGGACCAGATCGCGCAGCTCAACGGCCGCATCGTGGAGGCGGAGGTCGGCGGGAAGATGGCCAACGACCTGCGCGACCAGCGCGACGTCGCCATCGACCAGCTGTCGAAGCTCGGCGAGGTGCGCGTGCTGCCGCAGGCCAACGGCTCGACCACCGTCCTGCTGGGGAACAACACGCTGGTCGACGGCGTGCACGCGGAGCGGCTGCAGATCGCCGTCGGCACGGGCGCGACGCTCAAGCTGGCGACGCAGCGCGCGCCGGCCGACCCGCTCCTCCCGGTGGGCGGCGAGCTGCAGACGATGCTCGACTTCCAGAACAGCGAGCTGGCCGAGACGCAGGAGCGCCTCGACGCGATGGCCAACACGCTCGCGCGCACCGTCAACGCCGTGCACAACATGGGCAACGACGGCACCGTGGGCGCGCCCTACCTGAACTTCTTCGTCGACAAGGCGAGCGACACGTACGTGGCCGGCGACGCGTTCGCCTCGCCGCCGGTGGCGGGCGTCGTGACGGCGCGCAACATCGCCCTGTCGTCGCAGATCTCGCAGGACGCGTCGCGCATCGCCAGCACGTCGTCGCTGACCACGCGCCCCGCCGACAACGACGTCGCGCTGGCGCTGGCCGGCCTGCGCACCGCGTCCAGGGCGGTGCTGGGCGGCGTGACGCTGGCGACGATCGACTTCACGACCGTCGACCGCTCCACCAACCCCGCCGGCCGCCGCACCTCGGCGCCGACGAGCATCGCCGACTTCTATCGCGCGACCACCAGCGGGCTGGCGACGCAGGTCAAGGATGCCGAGAGCGCCGCGACGGTGCGCCGCACGCTGGCGGAGCAGGCGGACCTGCGCCGCACGTCGGTGCGCGGCGTCAACATCGACGAGGAGCTGACGACGCTCATGCGCGCGCAGCAGGCGTACGCGGCGGCCGCGAAGGTCATCACCGCGGCCGACGAGATGATGCAGACCGTCCTCGGGATGATCTGA
- the motA gene encoding flagellar motor stator protein MotA, with protein sequence MPSPAPSARVVFTIIGLLVVIGSVIGGYVMHHGKVGVLWQPTEFIIIGGAGLGAFIVANGIGTLKASFAATLGLLKPNPFSKTAYSELLQVLYEIFQKARKDGLVGLEAHIEEPEKSDVFTKYPAFSANHHAVALLADTLKVLLTGAVEDHNLAEILDIDLDQQHEANMHVPHAITTVGDAMPGFGIVAAVLGVIITMGSIGGAASEIGEKVAAALVGTFIGILLAYGIIGPIATAIQARVKAEHAYMCCIRTALLSFARGDAPMTAVEFARRNIDPHERPTFAELEQMTRKKAA encoded by the coding sequence GTGCCGTCCCCCGCCCCGTCCGCCCGCGTCGTGTTCACCATCATCGGCCTGCTGGTCGTCATCGGAAGCGTCATCGGTGGCTACGTCATGCACCATGGCAAGGTCGGTGTCCTCTGGCAGCCCACCGAGTTCATCATCATCGGTGGCGCCGGCCTCGGCGCCTTCATTGTCGCGAACGGGATCGGCACCCTCAAGGCGTCGTTCGCGGCGACGCTCGGCCTGCTCAAGCCCAATCCGTTCTCCAAGACCGCGTACAGCGAGCTGCTGCAGGTCCTCTACGAGATCTTCCAGAAGGCGCGCAAGGACGGCCTGGTGGGCCTCGAGGCGCACATCGAGGAGCCCGAGAAGAGCGACGTCTTCACCAAGTATCCGGCGTTCAGCGCCAACCACCACGCGGTGGCGCTGCTGGCCGACACGCTGAAGGTGCTGCTCACCGGCGCGGTCGAGGACCACAACCTGGCCGAGATCCTCGACATCGACCTCGATCAGCAGCACGAGGCGAACATGCACGTGCCGCACGCCATCACCACGGTCGGCGACGCGATGCCCGGCTTCGGCATCGTCGCCGCGGTGCTCGGCGTGATCATCACGATGGGCTCCATCGGCGGCGCGGCGAGCGAGATCGGCGAGAAGGTCGCCGCGGCGCTCGTCGGCACGTTCATCGGCATCCTGCTCGCCTACGGCATCATCGGCCCCATCGCGACCGCGATCCAGGCGCGCGTGAAGGCGGAGCATGCGTACATGTGCTGCATCCGCACGGCGCTGCTCTCGTTCGCGCGCGGCGACGCGCCGATGACGGCCGTCGAGTTCGCGCGTCGTAACATCGACCCCCACGAGCGCCCGACCTTCGCGGAGCTCGAGCAGATGACGCGCAAGAAGGCCGCCTGA
- a CDS encoding PepSY domain-containing protein → MRIDRRTVAGAGIAVLLVVGCADGEPAATAAPATQRAAAREASGAIALREDTPGLLARATVSEATARAAALARVPGGQVLEAELEEEDGVLLFAYDIRTADGRTVMDVEVDAATGRVLRVVRDDDDARKDDVRDRG, encoded by the coding sequence GTGCGCATCGATCGTCGCACGGTCGCCGGGGCCGGCATCGCGGTCCTGCTCGTGGTGGGATGCGCGGACGGCGAGCCCGCCGCCACGGCGGCGCCGGCGACGCAGCGTGCCGCGGCGCGCGAGGCGTCGGGCGCGATCGCGCTGCGTGAGGACACGCCCGGGCTGCTGGCCCGCGCGACCGTGTCCGAAGCGACCGCGCGCGCGGCCGCGCTCGCGCGGGTGCCCGGCGGCCAGGTGCTCGAGGCCGAGCTGGAGGAGGAGGACGGCGTGCTCCTCTTCGCGTACGACATCCGCACGGCCGACGGGCGCACCGTGATGGACGTCGAGGTGGACGCGGCGACCGGCCGCGTGCTGCGCGTCGTGCGCGACGACGACGACGCGCGCAAAGACGACGTGCGCGACCGCGGCTAG
- a CDS encoding EAL and HDOD domain-containing protein: MSASATAAAAATAAPAEASGIHDVFVARQPIFDERDRLFAYELLYRSGAQQNWANGVSADQMCTDTVIHALLSIGMAPLTGGTLAFVNMTRDFLLTGQYQLFEPKTVVIELLESVDPEPEVIAACEQLRRKGYTLALDDFVNAPGYEPLLALASIVKIDVLNKSEAEVKKVADDLRRFGVRLLAERVETAEVRDMCRRHGYTLFQGYYYSKPQIVSHRELSVEHSTMLRLLNLLEDSKASDGEIENAFKSDPSLSYKLLRIANSAAFGGRDVTSIGFALRMVGRGVLHRWLTVLLVSSVASNNGIALELVLAALVRARLAELVGERSGRRSEMGPLFLVGLFSLLDALLRMPMEGILARMAIGQEVKDALLTRSGPYASTLALVEAQERGDWSAVQDAAEAVGLSMSQVSALYTEALGWAGERVRGMN; encoded by the coding sequence GTGAGCGCATCGGCCACCGCCGCCGCGGCGGCGACCGCCGCGCCCGCGGAGGCGAGCGGGATCCACGACGTGTTCGTGGCGCGCCAGCCGATCTTCGACGAGCGCGACCGGCTGTTCGCGTACGAGCTGCTCTACCGCAGCGGCGCGCAGCAGAACTGGGCGAACGGCGTGTCGGCGGACCAGATGTGCACCGACACGGTCATCCACGCGCTGCTGAGCATCGGGATGGCGCCGCTCACGGGCGGCACGCTGGCGTTCGTCAACATGACGCGCGACTTCCTGCTCACGGGCCAGTACCAGCTGTTCGAGCCGAAGACGGTCGTCATCGAGCTGCTGGAGTCGGTGGACCCGGAGCCCGAGGTGATCGCCGCCTGCGAGCAGCTGCGCCGCAAGGGCTACACGCTGGCGCTCGACGACTTCGTGAACGCGCCGGGCTACGAGCCGCTGCTGGCGCTGGCGTCGATCGTGAAGATCGACGTGCTGAACAAGTCGGAGGCGGAGGTGAAGAAGGTCGCCGACGACCTGCGGCGCTTCGGCGTGCGCCTGCTGGCCGAGCGCGTGGAGACGGCGGAGGTGCGCGACATGTGCCGCCGCCACGGCTACACGCTCTTCCAGGGCTACTACTACAGCAAGCCGCAGATCGTCTCGCACCGCGAGCTGAGCGTCGAGCACTCGACGATGCTGCGACTGCTGAACCTCCTCGAGGACTCGAAGGCGAGCGACGGGGAGATCGAGAACGCGTTCAAGTCCGACCCGTCGCTGTCGTACAAGCTGCTGCGCATCGCCAACTCGGCGGCGTTCGGCGGGCGCGACGTGACGAGCATCGGCTTCGCGCTGCGCATGGTGGGCCGCGGGGTGCTGCACCGCTGGCTGACGGTGCTGCTCGTGTCGTCGGTGGCGTCGAACAACGGCATCGCGCTCGAGCTGGTGCTCGCGGCGCTGGTGCGCGCGCGCCTCGCGGAGCTGGTGGGCGAGCGCTCGGGGCGTCGCTCGGAGATGGGGCCGCTCTTCCTGGTGGGGCTCTTCTCGCTGCTCGACGCGCTGCTGCGCATGCCGATGGAGGGGATCCTCGCGCGCATGGCGATCGGGCAGGAGGTGAAGGACGCGCTGCTGACGCGCAGCGGCCCGTACGCGAGCACGCTGGCGCTGGTCGAGGCGCAGGAGCGCGGCGACTGGAGCGCGGTGCAGGACGCGGCGGAGGCGGTGGGGCTGTCGATGTCGCAGGTCTCGGCGCTGTACACCGAGGCGCTGGGCTGGGCGGGCGAGCGCGTGCGCGGCATGAACTAG
- a CDS encoding KAP family P-loop NTPase fold protein, whose translation MAELTALYRRPEALLNDDADPFPKGDQHQFFAENLTRLVSAIEQPFVIALNGRWGTGKTTFIERWRSLLVLESIVPVTFNAWDTDFGDDPLIAMLGTLHLALQGAALSEAENPAVDIAWAAVREASSKLIRRNAVAMSKLAVQAIAVAAGAGALPLTTAVESVVEDAAKDRIANFEEGRRSLANFRIALGNLVEAVRDPEHPERPLVFFIDELDRCRPSYAIQLLEDLKHCFNVPGIVFVLAIDREQLAHAVRAVYGAGFDGDQYLRRFFDVELQVPTLTRDAFLTSVFARIGVVEFMRKRGNNPVHVDLLVETLAELSNVFDLSLRTQEQIAAQIAAIVRMLDPRFYFPEQLVATLAVVRVAAGGLYAKLRTGHAEILDVVKHVAEYPAGVTWVKNGGINNFVVPLFYQGASPEERARVARQVEQGTRFVDIPLAQNELVAVINGLRMPDLHGQPRNLLKHCLNVLDMTARYQADG comes from the coding sequence GTGGCTGAACTGACTGCCCTCTACCGACGCCCTGAAGCCCTGCTGAATGACGACGCTGATCCTTTCCCGAAAGGAGACCAACATCAGTTCTTCGCCGAGAACTTGACACGGCTCGTCTCCGCTATTGAGCAGCCGTTCGTGATCGCACTCAACGGCCGATGGGGAACGGGAAAGACCACGTTCATCGAGCGTTGGCGATCTTTGCTAGTCCTTGAATCGATCGTCCCTGTGACCTTCAACGCTTGGGATACGGATTTCGGGGACGACCCACTGATTGCGATGCTTGGCACATTGCACTTGGCGCTACAAGGCGCAGCGCTGAGTGAGGCTGAGAACCCGGCAGTCGATATTGCTTGGGCAGCGGTTCGCGAGGCGAGCTCGAAACTGATCCGCCGGAACGCGGTCGCGATGTCGAAACTTGCCGTGCAAGCCATCGCTGTCGCGGCAGGCGCCGGCGCGCTTCCGCTCACCACCGCCGTCGAATCAGTCGTCGAAGACGCGGCAAAGGATCGCATCGCAAACTTTGAGGAAGGTCGCAGGTCACTGGCGAACTTCAGGATTGCCTTGGGAAATCTTGTCGAAGCTGTCCGCGACCCCGAGCATCCCGAAAGACCGCTCGTCTTCTTTATCGACGAGTTGGATCGGTGTCGGCCTTCGTACGCCATTCAGCTGCTCGAAGACCTGAAGCACTGCTTTAACGTACCTGGCATCGTCTTCGTCTTGGCCATTGACCGTGAGCAATTGGCACACGCAGTGCGCGCCGTATACGGTGCTGGCTTCGACGGTGATCAGTACCTTCGGCGATTCTTTGATGTCGAGCTTCAGGTGCCGACGCTCACGCGCGATGCGTTTCTGACCTCTGTGTTCGCGCGTATTGGGGTCGTCGAGTTCATGCGAAAGCGCGGCAACAACCCAGTGCACGTCGATCTACTGGTTGAGACACTCGCTGAGCTGTCAAACGTCTTCGATCTGTCGCTCAGGACTCAGGAGCAGATTGCTGCGCAGATTGCCGCGATCGTGCGGATGCTTGACCCACGCTTCTATTTTCCTGAACAGTTGGTCGCGACGCTGGCAGTTGTGCGCGTGGCCGCTGGCGGTCTGTACGCCAAGCTGAGGACAGGGCATGCCGAAATTCTGGATGTAGTCAAGCACGTTGCCGAGTACCCGGCCGGCGTGACTTGGGTGAAGAACGGCGGCATCAATAACTTCGTGGTCCCGTTGTTCTATCAAGGCGCATCGCCTGAGGAACGAGCACGCGTCGCTCGGCAGGTTGAGCAGGGCACCCGATTCGTGGACATTCCGCTGGCCCAGAACGAATTGGTGGCTGTGATCAACGGTCTGCGGATGCCAGACTTACACGGTCAACCTCGCAACTTGCTCAAGCATTGCTTGAACGTGCTGGATATGACTGCACGCTACCAGGCAGATGGCTAA
- a CDS encoding ABC transporter ATP-binding protein has product MLSVQDLRKSYDGQLAVRALSFAVGPGEVLGLVGPNGAGKTTTLRCLAGIVAPSEGRVRIADIDLHDDAVAAKRALAFVPDEPALFDYLTVDEHLRFVARLYGVADAAARIPPLLAELELSHKRGALPGELSRGMRQKLAIACALLHDPRVLLLDEPLTGLDPAGIRRMKATIRDRARAGSAVVLSSHLLHLVEELCTRLLVVHRGRAVAQGTIAEIVAARPELAGRSLEDVFVALTSEDEDAVGDGMPDLRASA; this is encoded by the coding sequence CTGCTCTCCGTTCAGGATCTCCGCAAGTCCTACGACGGCCAGCTCGCCGTCCGCGCCCTCAGCTTCGCCGTGGGGCCGGGCGAGGTGCTGGGGCTCGTGGGGCCCAACGGCGCCGGCAAGACGACGACGCTGCGCTGCCTCGCGGGCATCGTCGCGCCGTCGGAAGGGCGCGTGCGCATCGCGGACATCGACCTGCACGACGACGCGGTGGCCGCGAAGCGCGCGCTCGCCTTCGTCCCCGACGAGCCGGCGCTCTTCGACTACCTCACCGTCGACGAGCACCTGCGCTTCGTCGCGCGCCTCTACGGCGTCGCCGACGCGGCCGCGCGGATCCCGCCGCTGCTCGCGGAGCTCGAGCTGTCGCACAAGCGCGGCGCGCTGCCCGGCGAGCTGTCGCGCGGCATGCGGCAGAAGCTCGCCATCGCCTGCGCGCTCCTGCACGACCCGCGCGTGCTGCTGCTGGACGAGCCGCTCACCGGGCTCGATCCCGCCGGCATCCGCCGCATGAAGGCGACGATCCGCGACCGCGCGCGCGCCGGCAGCGCGGTCGTGCTCAGCTCCCACCTGCTCCATCTCGTGGAGGAGCTGTGCACGCGGCTGCTCGTGGTGCACCGCGGGCGCGCCGTCGCGCAGGGCACCATCGCGGAGATCGTCGCCGCGCGCCCCGAGCTCGCGGGCCGCTCGCTGGAGGACGTCTTCGTCGCGCTCACGAGCGAGGACGAGGACGCCGTCGGCGACGGGATGCCCGACCTGCGCGCCAGCGCCTGA
- a CDS encoding flagellar motor protein MotB encodes MPPESGKKIVIVRKKKVVAGGHHGGSWKVAYADFVTAMMAFFMVMWILGMDDKVKQAIEGYFSNPVGYKKGASAGASPISSGSSPMKAPDTQVKMIVRSAEQRRFGELAAQLKQVLDGHAQLKKLGAKVDVVVTKDGLRIELIESGSGEVFFPVGSSQMKAAAVIALQIIAPELRTLTNPVVLEGHTDAARYGTTASYTNWELSAERANAARRVLEAGGLPAGRVSEVRGLADRQLRDAAHPTAAENRRITILLPYSRLPDPVDATAAVDRPGASSLPARTAARETERAMNAAPSGTAGDDAQR; translated from the coding sequence GTGCCCCCAGAATCCGGCAAGAAGATCGTCATCGTCCGCAAGAAGAAGGTCGTCGCGGGAGGTCACCACGGCGGCTCTTGGAAAGTTGCGTATGCGGATTTTGTCACGGCGATGATGGCGTTCTTCATGGTGATGTGGATCCTGGGCATGGACGACAAGGTGAAGCAGGCCATCGAGGGCTACTTCTCCAACCCGGTCGGCTACAAGAAGGGCGCCTCCGCGGGCGCGAGCCCCATCTCGTCGGGCTCCAGCCCGATGAAGGCGCCCGACACGCAGGTGAAGATGATCGTCCGCTCGGCCGAGCAGCGCCGCTTCGGCGAGCTGGCCGCACAGCTGAAGCAGGTGCTCGACGGCCACGCGCAGCTGAAGAAGCTCGGCGCGAAGGTGGACGTCGTCGTCACCAAGGACGGGCTGCGCATCGAGCTGATCGAGAGCGGCTCGGGCGAGGTGTTCTTCCCGGTCGGCTCGTCGCAGATGAAGGCCGCGGCGGTGATCGCGCTGCAGATCATCGCGCCGGAGCTGCGCACGCTCACGAACCCGGTGGTCCTCGAAGGGCATACGGACGCGGCGCGCTACGGCACGACGGCGTCGTACACGAACTGGGAGCTGTCGGCGGAGCGCGCGAACGCCGCGCGGCGCGTGCTGGAGGCGGGCGGGCTGCCCGCGGGGCGCGTGTCGGAGGTGCGCGGGCTCGCCGATCGCCAGCTGCGCGACGCCGCGCATCCGACGGCGGCCGAGAACCGCCGCATCACGATCCTGCTGCCGTACAGCCGCCTGCCCGATCCGGTCGACGCGACGGCGGCGGTCGATCGCCCCGGTGCGTCGTCGCTGCCCGCGCGCACCGCGGCGCGCGAGACGGAGCGCGCGATGAACGCCGCGCCGTCCGGCACCGCCGGAGACGACGCGCAGCGCTAG
- a CDS encoding helix-turn-helix transcriptional regulator produces MGYSKMGCTLAGRKCLLPCPASLLTNVHSPKYRLLLTRLKEARLAAEMTQSEVARALGVPQSFVSKCESGERRIDPVELASFADIYQQPFSFFMKGLSRHVDRAG; encoded by the coding sequence ATGGGATATTCCAAGATGGGATGTACGCTCGCTGGGCGCAAGTGCTTACTCCCATGCCCGGCGTCTCTGTTGACCAACGTTCATTCGCCCAAGTATCGACTGCTGCTCACGCGGTTGAAGGAAGCTAGGCTCGCTGCGGAGATGACTCAGTCGGAAGTCGCACGTGCTCTGGGTGTCCCGCAGTCATTCGTCTCCAAGTGCGAGTCCGGTGAACGGCGCATCGATCCCGTTGAACTCGCGAGCTTCGCTGACATTTACCAGCAGCCGTTCTCGTTCTTCATGAAAGGTCTGAGTCGGCATGTGGACCGGGCGGGATAG
- the csrA gene encoding carbon storage regulator CsrA, translating to MLILGRRVGESIVIDGGITVTVLACERGGVRLGIQAPSEITILRGEIVRQVEESNRRAPADPAAARALMARLAPGAEPAPDATQSARKDAA from the coding sequence ATGCTGATCCTCGGTCGCCGCGTCGGCGAGTCCATCGTCATCGACGGGGGCATCACCGTCACCGTGCTCGCCTGCGAGCGGGGCGGCGTGCGCCTGGGCATCCAGGCGCCGTCCGAGATCACCATCCTGCGCGGCGAGATCGTGCGGCAGGTGGAGGAGTCGAACCGGCGCGCCCCCGCCGACCCGGCCGCCGCGCGCGCCCTGATGGCGCGCCTCGCGCCCGGCGCCGAGCCGGCCCCGGACGCGACGCAGAGCGCCAGGAAGGACGCGGCCTGA